One window from the genome of Alkalihalobacillus sp. LMS6 encodes:
- a CDS encoding proline/glycine betaine ABC transporter permease, protein MDFLPRLEVGEWVETAADWLKENVEWFFDAIVFLIALLIDGIYWVISLPPSWLFIILVAVGTYMLNRGKWGLVAFVTIGLVFIDSLNFWNGMLDTLSIVLAAGIISVIFGVPLGIWMAKKDGVEAFFKPVLDFMQTMPAFVYLIPAVTFFGVGMVPGVVASVIFAMPPTVRMTNLGIRQVSTELIEASEAFGSTSSQKLFKVQLPLAKGTMMAGINQTVMLALSMVVIAAMIGASGIGRDVYRAVGQNDIGAGFESGIAIVILAIILDRLTQSFNKKQEA, encoded by the coding sequence ATGGATTTTCTACCCCGTCTGGAAGTAGGTGAATGGGTCGAAACCGCAGCAGATTGGCTGAAGGAGAACGTTGAGTGGTTCTTCGACGCAATTGTATTTTTAATTGCTCTCTTAATAGATGGCATTTATTGGGTCATTTCCCTGCCGCCAAGCTGGCTGTTTATTATTCTAGTAGCAGTGGGAACGTACATGTTAAACCGCGGAAAATGGGGTTTAGTTGCCTTTGTTACGATTGGTTTAGTTTTTATAGATAGTTTAAATTTTTGGAACGGCATGCTAGACACGCTATCAATCGTTCTTGCAGCAGGAATTATTTCTGTTATTTTCGGTGTGCCACTTGGCATTTGGATGGCAAAAAAAGATGGCGTCGAAGCGTTTTTCAAGCCTGTTCTTGATTTTATGCAGACGATGCCTGCATTCGTTTACTTAATCCCAGCTGTTACATTTTTTGGTGTTGGGATGGTTCCAGGTGTGGTTGCATCTGTTATCTTTGCGATGCCACCAACGGTTCGTATGACAAATCTCGGTATTCGACAAGTATCAACAGAACTGATTGAAGCGTCAGAAGCATTCGGTTCTACTAGTTCGCAAAAATTATTTAAAGTACAGTTACCTTTAGCAAAAGGAACGATGATGGCTGGTATTAACCAGACGGTTATGCTTGCCCTATCAATGGTCGTTATTGCTGCAATGATCGGTGCATCCGGAATTGGCCGTGATGTGTATCGAGCAGTTGGACAAAATGATATTGGAGCAGGTTTTGAATCTGGTATAGCAATCGTTATACTCGCCATTATTTTAGACCGTTTAACACAAAGTTTTAATAAAAAACAAGAAGCTTAA